A single Thermoanaerobacterium sp. RBIITD DNA region contains:
- the hutI gene encoding imidazolonepropionase, which produces MDDLIIINATIATPVGKEAKYGKEMKDIKIINKGAIIIKNGNIVDVGKTDYILDKYNTRSSNIIDAKSKCVIPGFVDSHTHFIFGGYREKEFMSRINGISYMEIMKNHGGIENTVSKTRESSFTELYKLGYQRLNNMLSFGITTVEGKSGYGLDFDTEIKQLKVMKELNENHPIDIVETYLGAHSIPKEYEGKDADYINYIIKYVIPYIAKYKLAEFCDVFCEKDVISINLSEKLLINARKNSLKLKIHADEITSSGGAELAGSLNAVSADHLLNASDDGIRSLSKNKVIATLLPLTAFCLNKPYANARKMIDEGCAVALASDFNPGSCFTNSIPLIIAISCIYMNMSVEEVLTALTLNGAAAVDREKLVGSIEKGKQGDLVILKYPNYNFLPYCTGINIVDTVIKKGAVVYKNK; this is translated from the coding sequence ATGGATGATTTAATTATAATAAATGCGACAATTGCAACGCCCGTTGGTAAAGAAGCTAAATATGGTAAAGAAATGAAAGATATTAAAATTATTAATAAAGGTGCAATTATAATAAAGAATGGTAATATAGTTGATGTTGGAAAAACAGATTACATTTTAGATAAATACAATACAAGAAGTTCTAATATTATCGATGCAAAAAGTAAATGTGTTATTCCTGGTTTTGTTGATTCACATACTCATTTCATTTTCGGTGGTTATAGGGAAAAAGAATTTATGTCTAGAATAAATGGTATAAGTTATATGGAAATAATGAAAAATCACGGGGGAATCGAAAATACCGTATCAAAAACAAGAGAATCCTCTTTTACTGAATTATATAAGTTAGGATATCAAAGATTGAATAACATGCTTTCATTTGGTATAACAACGGTTGAAGGTAAAAGTGGGTATGGACTTGATTTTGATACAGAAATAAAACAATTAAAAGTTATGAAGGAATTAAATGAAAATCATCCAATAGATATTGTCGAAACTTATTTAGGAGCACACTCTATACCAAAAGAATATGAAGGAAAAGATGCCGATTATATAAATTATATTATTAAATATGTGATTCCATATATAGCAAAATATAAACTAGCAGAATTTTGTGATGTATTTTGTGAAAAAGATGTTATTTCAATTAATTTATCAGAAAAATTACTTATTAATGCAAGAAAGAATAGCTTAAAATTAAAAATTCATGCTGACGAAATTACTAGTTCTGGTGGAGCCGAGCTTGCAGGATCATTAAATGCTGTATCTGCTGATCATCTATTAAATGCTTCTGATGATGGTATAAGATCCTTATCAAAAAATAAAGTTATAGCAACTTTATTGCCCTTAACTGCTTTTTGTCTTAATAAACCATATGCTAATGCAAGAAAAATGATAGACGAGGGTTGTGCCGTAGCTCTTGCAAGTGATTTTAACCCTGGAAGCTGTTTTACAAATTCTATTCCGCTAATAATTGCTATATCATGTATATATATGAATATGTCAGTTGAAGAAGTATTGACAGCATTAACATTAAATGGTGCTGCTGCAGTTGATAGAGAAAAATTAGTGGGAAGCATTGAGAAAGGAAAGCAAGGTGATTTAGTTATTTTGAAATATCCGAATTATAATTTTTTACCTTATTGCACTGGAATCAATATTGTTGATACTGTAATAAAAAAGGGAGCAGTTGTTTACAAAAATAAATAA
- a CDS encoding hydantoinase/carbamoylase family amidase → MNNYSINILTVNSNRIFERLKILSQFGVNENGGIDRCFGSESDIKARNWIKNLWEKDIGIKTIIDPISNLWGCLNENLDLPAIIIGSHHDSVLNGGRYDGALGIILATEVIQIIKEKEINLRHPLKVVSFASEEPNKFNLSTLGSRVVAGKLNKKDIKDIKDNNGIWLKDIISKLGGNINNLDLAKKSTKDVSAFIECHIEQGNKLFKKDLSVGVVTEITGIYREALQIIGESNHAGTTAMDERHDALIAASIICLKFERIIKSFKNDYVVGTIGHLVIEPSSVNIIPGNVKMILEYRTPNHELARIIYSKLMECISYVETERKVKIINKTILKQREVKMDNTVIDAMKKALYKMNEPFEEIVSMAGHDTVHMSDITKTGMLFVASVDGKSHCPEESTKNKDIIKAANTLLETILILDEELDQ, encoded by the coding sequence TTGAATAATTATTCAATAAATATATTAACAGTTAATAGTAATAGGATATTTGAAAGGTTAAAAATATTATCACAGTTTGGTGTAAATGAGAATGGAGGGATTGATAGATGTTTTGGTAGCGAATCTGATATAAAGGCAAGAAATTGGATTAAGAACCTTTGGGAAAAAGATATAGGAATAAAGACAATAATAGATCCCATATCAAATTTATGGGGATGCTTAAATGAGAATTTAGATTTACCTGCTATTATTATAGGGTCACATCATGACTCGGTTTTGAATGGCGGAAGATATGATGGGGCCCTAGGCATTATTCTTGCAACCGAAGTTATACAAATTATTAAAGAAAAAGAGATTAATTTAAGACATCCATTAAAGGTAGTATCATTTGCATCTGAAGAACCAAATAAATTTAATTTATCAACTTTAGGTAGCCGTGTCGTTGCAGGTAAATTGAACAAAAAAGATATTAAGGATATAAAAGACAATAATGGCATTTGGTTAAAAGATATTATATCTAAATTAGGTGGTAATATCAACAATTTAGACCTTGCAAAAAAGTCTACAAAAGATGTAAGTGCTTTTATAGAATGTCATATTGAACAAGGAAATAAATTATTTAAAAAGGACTTATCCGTAGGTGTTGTTACTGAAATAACAGGAATATATAGAGAAGCTCTACAAATTATAGGTGAGTCAAATCATGCCGGTACAACTGCTATGGATGAAAGACACGATGCTTTAATTGCCGCGTCAATTATATGTCTTAAATTCGAAAGAATAATTAAAAGTTTTAAGAATGATTATGTTGTAGGTACTATAGGGCATTTAGTAATTGAACCTAGTTCAGTAAATATTATACCAGGCAATGTAAAAATGATACTGGAATATAGAACACCAAATCATGAATTAGCAAGAATAATATACAGTAAACTTATGGAGTGTATTTCATATGTCGAGACAGAAAGAAAGGTAAAAATAATTAATAAAACGATATTAAAACAAAGAGAAGTTAAAATGGATAATACAGTTATAGACGCAATGAAAAAAGCATTATACAAAATGAATGAACCTTTTGAAGAAATAGTTAGTATGGCGGGACATGATACGGTTCATATGAGTGATATTACTAAGACCGGAATGTTATTTGTAGCAAGTGTTGATGGAAAAAGCCATTGTCCGGAGGAAAGTACAAAGAATAAAGATATTATAAAAGCGGCAAATACATTATTAGAGACGATTCTTATATTAGATGAGGAGCTAGATCAATAA
- a CDS encoding amidohydrolase yields MKIIYKPELLLTERGFIRNSGVFVSDGIISEINDFHLLKYKYTDAKIINWDKLVMIPGTVNAHNHSFQSILRSIADDKPFLVWRDLALYKYSPYLSDDDIYKCALFAFTEMMKYGVTTVCDFFYLHNNGINSDEAIIKAAKDTGIRLVLARAMYDWNGAPKGYQETVDQAVKNTKYLAIKYQGDAMITISPAPHSLHGASIDMIKAGYNLAKELDTHFHIHVAEEMFEVNDILKKYRLRPIQLLNKFGILDERMVAIHAVWLSKDELQLLEKNKVNLAYCPSSNMFLADGITDIPELLKNNMTIGLGTDGACSNNRISVFEEMRMTSLLQKINKLDTTIIDSKQVFKMGTEQGGKVLGLPIGKIKPGYMADFVGIDLEDLSLQPIFSPNSSIINNIVYSMQPNAISRVVIDGKESIVNKKIINISEKKVLDNVMELVEKLNKINA; encoded by the coding sequence ATGAAAATTATATATAAACCCGAATTATTGCTAACAGAGAGAGGCTTTATTAGAAATAGTGGTGTTTTTGTATCAGATGGTATTATAAGCGAAATTAATGATTTTCACTTATTAAAATATAAATATACGGACGCAAAAATAATTAATTGGGACAAACTTGTTATGATACCTGGTACTGTAAATGCGCATAATCATTCTTTTCAGAGTATATTAAGGAGTATCGCTGATGATAAACCATTTTTAGTTTGGCGAGATCTTGCTTTATATAAGTATTCACCTTACCTTAGTGATGATGATATTTACAAGTGTGCCTTATTTGCATTTACAGAAATGATGAAATATGGTGTAACGACTGTATGTGATTTCTTTTATTTACATAATAATGGGATAAATAGTGATGAAGCCATAATTAAAGCTGCTAAGGATACTGGTATTCGCTTGGTTCTTGCTAGAGCTATGTATGATTGGAATGGAGCACCTAAAGGTTATCAAGAAACAGTAGATCAGGCAGTTAAAAATACAAAATATTTGGCAATAAAATATCAAGGTGATGCAATGATTACAATATCACCGGCTCCCCATAGTCTCCATGGGGCATCCATCGATATGATAAAAGCGGGATATAATTTGGCCAAAGAGTTAGATACACATTTTCATATCCATGTTGCCGAAGAAATGTTTGAAGTTAATGATATACTAAAAAAATACAGATTAAGACCAATACAACTTCTAAACAAATTCGGGATTTTAGACGAAAGAATGGTAGCGATTCATGCCGTTTGGTTAAGCAAAGATGAATTGCAATTATTAGAGAAGAATAAAGTTAATTTGGCATATTGTCCATCTAGTAATATGTTTTTAGCAGATGGTATTACGGATATTCCTGAGTTATTAAAAAATAATATGACAATTGGATTAGGGACCGATGGTGCATGTAGTAATAATCGCATTAGTGTTTTCGAAGAGATGAGAATGACATCATTATTACAAAAAATTAATAAATTAGATACAACAATAATTGATTCAAAGCAAGTATTTAAAATGGGAACTGAACAAGGAGGAAAAGTTTTAGGTTTGCCAATAGGCAAAATTAAACCAGGTTATATGGCGGATTTTGTTGGAATAGACTTAGAAGATTTATCCTTACAACCAATTTTTTCTCCTAATAGTTCTATAATAAATAATATTGTTTATTCTATGCAACCAAATGCAATTAGTAGAGTTGTAATAGATGGAAAAGAAAGTATAGTTAATAAAAAAATAATAAATATATCAGAGAAAAAAGTCTTAGATAATGTAATGGAATTGGTAGAAAAATTAAATAAAATAAATGCATAA
- the spoIIE gene encoding stage II sporulation protein E yields MQNTDILPYSRIAKKENNTKTQNGNIRFIINAIIFTLIGFIIGRAQILENLLPFGVAYFAVLIMFRRKYFIAGIGIYLGTLTLTNVNSTKYLFVFILILFLETLFKVKSKNIFKVSIITFLSLFTIGIIYSKAYGFLLFDIMTTFYESIVAMLMVFIFNQAISLLNRTNRKVISNEEIISLCILIGLIILGLNNIMLWKFTLNSAVGILVILLSSYIGGVGTGTSVGTTIGLLGSLSLLQTPTSVGLYGFAGLLSGSMKKLNRLGIVLGFLVATAIMTFYINASTKLLINPYDLALASALFLAVPKKYLDKLLFIVKGNKDLSERNYSVKLKEVVTDKLKEYSEVFDELGKSFKKANERILDHKDISYLFEEIANKTCTDCAMYKTCWDKDFYFTYKSMFEMVENLEGSGSIENNKLYKKCIKFPELFNCTKHNLQLYKINMQWRERLKDAKNIVSNQLKGISTAISNMADDISMNITFKDELEQHIMVELDKRGIPVEDVIVYDTGDGNVVIKIYKKACYAAKECERKVIPAVSEIMGEKYERKNTLCSINAKGRCTLTLTRAESYQVSTGISKVNKNTNKISGDTYSFMELEGGKYMAALSDGMGFGYRAASESSTTISLLERFIEAGFDKGLIVQTLNSILALRSAEEMFSTVDISFIDLFSGDAEFIKIGASATFIKSGKDVDVIESSSLPIGILEDVDADVHERKLKDGDFVILATDGVLDSFEGDKEANFSRFLKDLDIRNPQDMAETIMKKCLELCNNIPKDDMTVLVTKIWKRHI; encoded by the coding sequence ATGCAAAATACTGATATCCTTCCATACAGCAGGATTGCAAAAAAGGAAAACAATACAAAAACACAGAATGGCAACATTAGGTTTATCATAAATGCAATAATTTTTACATTAATAGGTTTCATAATAGGAAGAGCACAGATTCTCGAAAATTTGCTTCCTTTCGGTGTGGCCTATTTTGCAGTTTTAATCATGTTTAGAAGAAAGTATTTTATAGCGGGAATTGGAATTTACTTAGGTACATTGACACTTACTAATGTAAATAGCACAAAATATCTTTTTGTCTTTATTTTGATTTTATTTTTAGAAACTTTATTTAAGGTAAAAAGTAAAAATATCTTTAAAGTTTCAATTATTACTTTTTTATCATTATTTACTATAGGTATTATCTATAGTAAAGCATACGGATTTCTCCTTTTTGACATTATGACGACATTTTATGAATCGATAGTTGCAATGCTTATGGTATTTATATTTAACCAGGCTATATCCCTTTTGAACAGAACAAATAGAAAGGTAATCTCAAATGAAGAGATTATCTCATTATGTATATTGATAGGACTTATAATCTTGGGGCTTAATAATATTATGCTATGGAAGTTCACTCTAAATAGTGCTGTTGGTATCTTGGTCATTTTACTAAGTTCTTATATAGGTGGTGTCGGAACTGGGACAAGCGTTGGAACAACGATTGGATTACTTGGTAGCCTTTCATTATTGCAAACACCAACATCCGTTGGACTCTATGGTTTTGCAGGTTTGCTATCTGGAAGCATGAAAAAGCTAAATAGACTTGGAATTGTCTTAGGCTTCTTAGTAGCTACCGCTATTATGACATTTTATATAAATGCCTCAACAAAATTGCTCATAAATCCATATGATCTGGCATTGGCATCTGCCTTATTTCTTGCAGTGCCTAAAAAGTATTTGGACAAGCTTTTATTTATAGTGAAAGGCAATAAAGATTTGAGTGAAAGGAATTATAGCGTAAAATTAAAGGAAGTTGTCACAGATAAATTAAAGGAGTATTCTGAGGTTTTTGACGAGCTTGGCAAGAGTTTTAAAAAGGCCAATGAAAGGATTCTTGATCATAAAGATATATCATATCTTTTTGAAGAGATTGCGAATAAAACATGTACAGATTGTGCAATGTATAAAACATGCTGGGATAAAGATTTTTATTTTACATATAAGAGTATGTTTGAGATGGTAGAAAACCTTGAGGGGAGCGGCAGTATAGAAAATAATAAGCTTTATAAGAAATGTATAAAGTTTCCGGAACTTTTTAATTGTACAAAGCACAATTTGCAGTTGTATAAGATCAACATGCAGTGGAGAGAGAGGTTAAAAGATGCAAAAAACATTGTATCAAATCAGCTAAAGGGTATATCTACAGCAATATCAAATATGGCCGATGATATAAGCATGAATATTACATTCAAAGACGAACTTGAACAGCATATCATGGTAGAACTTGATAAACGTGGTATTCCCGTTGAAGATGTCATTGTTTATGATACAGGTGATGGCAATGTTGTTATAAAGATATACAAAAAAGCATGTTATGCCGCAAAAGAATGTGAGAGAAAGGTAATTCCGGCTGTATCAGAGATTATGGGTGAGAAGTATGAGAGGAAGAATACCCTTTGCTCTATCAATGCTAAAGGAAGGTGTACACTGACACTTACGAGGGCGGAAAGCTATCAAGTCTCGACCGGTATTAGCAAAGTCAATAAAAATACAAATAAGATTTCTGGTGACACATATTCGTTTATGGAATTGGAAGGCGGGAAATACATGGCTGCATTAAGTGACGGTATGGGATTTGGTTATAGAGCGGCATCTGAAAGCAGTACAACAATATCGCTTTTAGAGAGATTTATTGAAGCGGGATTTGACAAAGGCCTTATCGTCCAGACTTTGAATTCTATCCTCGCCTTAAGGTCTGCAGAAGAGATGTTTTCTACAGTTGATATATCCTTTATCGATTTGTTTTCAGGCGATGCTGAATTTATAAAGATTGGTGCGTCTGCTACTTTTATAAAGAGCGGGAAAGATGTCGATGTCATTGAATCAAGTTCACTACCCATAGGCATCTTAGAAGATGTCGATGCAGACGTACATGAAAGAAAATTAAAAGACGGAGATTTTGTTATCCTTGCTACAGACGGTGTACTTGACTCTTTTGAAGGCGACAAGGAGGCAAACTTTTCAAGGTTTTTAAAGGACTTAGATATAAGGAATCCACAGGATATGGCGGAGACCATCATGAAGAAATGCTTGGAGCTCTGCAACAATATACCAAAAGATGATATGACGGTGCTTGTTACAAAGATATGGAAGAGACATATATAG
- a CDS encoding VWA domain-containing protein, which produces MSEVLLKQIVVITDGQSNVGGNPAIAALYARQKGITVSAIGIVDDENISEKEIKAIANNGGGIYDIIYSDKLIKSLTMVTQKSIEMTLSKTINNELRSIIGKSIEELHPALRTQIIDFIENLSDTLDLRCVILLDLSGSMCNKLKKAKGSIKDLLNTFKVRKGKSEIGLIGFPGENGDYTRVVCPFTSNAFDIELSLNNIKPGGNTPTAPAIERATSLFKKEIFSIRHIV; this is translated from the coding sequence ATGTCCGAAGTTTTATTAAAGCAGATTGTTGTTATTACAGACGGCCAGTCAAATGTAGGTGGTAATCCAGCAATTGCAGCATTGTACGCGAGACAGAAAGGCATCACAGTTAGTGCAATAGGTATTGTAGATGATGAAAATATATCTGAAAAAGAAATAAAAGCTATAGCAAATAATGGCGGTGGAATATATGACATCATATATTCTGACAAGCTTATTAAATCTTTAACGATGGTTACTCAAAAATCTATTGAAATGACTTTGAGTAAAACTATAAACAATGAATTAAGGTCAATTATAGGTAAGAGTATAGAGGAATTGCATCCAGCTTTAAGGACACAAATTATTGATTTTATTGAAAATCTATCAGACACTTTAGACCTTAGATGCGTTATTTTACTTGATTTAAGCGGCAGCATGTGTAATAAACTAAAAAAAGCTAAAGGCAGTATTAAAGATCTATTAAATACCTTTAAAGTTAGAAAAGGTAAAAGTGAAATAGGCTTAATCGGTTTTCCTGGTGAAAATGGTGATTATACGAGGGTAGTTTGTCCTTTTACATCAAATGCTTTTGATATAGAGCTAAGCCTTAATAATATAAAACCAGGCGGCAATACTCCTACAGCACCTGCCATTGAAAGAGCCACATCGCTTTTTAAGAAGGAAATTTTTTCAATAAGGCACATTGTATAA
- a CDS encoding AarF/UbiB family protein → MLKKGTAVKGIYNGNIYIVDKSLGGGGVANVFLVHDINNYKFALKICDNLISITKEHKMLNMLKNYNFVPTVFDLDDIILYNTLYHYIVIEYIEGYDLGRLIKSGVSAENAAFICADVTNMLLSLKRVGIYYTDLKPSNIMMDERNKRLVLIDYGSTVKGNEGIKEFTPDFDRASWSMGFRKADSGYLSFEVGMLFIYLVMGKIVRHDMYSIAQILRNSKKRLGNYYIVIMKALNGTYDLNRLYINLKNCCFNEKVSFILNNMLFASGVIFLILLIVAL, encoded by the coding sequence ATGCTTAAAAAGGGTACTGCAGTAAAAGGCATCTATAATGGTAATATATATATAGTCGACAAAAGTCTCGGCGGGGGCGGTGTGGCAAATGTTTTTCTAGTACATGATATAAATAATTATAAATTCGCACTAAAAATATGTGATAATCTAATAAGTATTACAAAAGAGCATAAAATGCTTAATATGCTTAAAAATTATAATTTCGTTCCAACAGTATTTGATTTGGATGATATAATATTGTATAATACTTTATATCATTATATAGTAATTGAATATATAGAGGGTTATGACCTCGGAAGATTAATAAAAAGCGGTGTAAGTGCAGAAAATGCCGCATTTATATGTGCTGATGTTACTAATATGCTTTTATCACTTAAAAGAGTTGGCATATACTATACGGACCTTAAACCATCAAATATCATGATGGATGAAAGAAATAAAAGGCTTGTACTCATTGATTATGGCTCAACGGTAAAAGGAAATGAAGGCATCAAAGAATTTACACCGGATTTTGATAGAGCAAGCTGGTCAATGGGATTCAGAAAGGCTGATTCGGGATATCTATCATTTGAAGTCGGAATGTTATTTATATACCTTGTGATGGGGAAAATAGTTAGACATGACATGTATTCAATAGCTCAAATACTTAGAAACTCAAAAAAGAGGCTTGGAAATTATTATATAGTTATAATGAAAGCTTTAAATGGTACATATGATTTAAATAGGTTATATATTAACCTTAAGAACTGTTGCTTCAATGAAAAAGTGTCGTTTATTTTGAATAATATGCTTTTTGCATCAGGTGTTATATTTTTAATACTATTGATAGTAGCTTTGTAG
- the tilS gene encoding tRNA lysidine(34) synthetase TilS → MIDSVIKTIKKYNMIRKNDSIVVGVSGGPDSLCLLNLLYEIKVDYNLKLYVVHVNHMLRGQEADCDAAFVEDTCRGMGIPFFLFKVDVKKYAAENGLSEESAGRTIRYKAFFDILKKENAYKIAVAHNKNDVAETILLNILRGSGTTGLIGIKPVNGNIIRPLIETDRREILKYLESKNLKPVIDSTNNEDIYRRNRIRLKLIPFIEKNFNIDIVENLYRTSQIITDDDNYLNIECEKIFKKISTYNKEGLLLNIDGIREVHDALKKRLIRMAYKAIKGDINGLTYKHVEDVLKLMDKQTSSKIDMPFEIEVIKSYNNLIFRKRKPENKGDIEVKLIIPGITNASRFGTFKTKVIDIKDVGQLDTGKYHKLFDMDMINDDVIIRKRKTGDVISPLNMKGTKTLKEYFIDEKVPREMRDTIPLLAIGNCIVWIVGYRMSDKYKVNEKTKRVLSIEYIKNN, encoded by the coding sequence ATGATTGATAGTGTAATTAAAACAATAAAAAAATACAATATGATTAGGAAAAATGATAGTATTGTTGTAGGTGTATCAGGTGGTCCTGATTCATTGTGCCTTCTTAATTTATTATATGAAATTAAGGTGGACTACAACCTTAAGTTATATGTAGTACATGTAAATCATATGCTAAGAGGGCAGGAAGCCGACTGTGACGCGGCGTTTGTAGAAGATACATGTAGAGGGATGGGAATCCCATTTTTTTTATTTAAGGTGGATGTCAAAAAATATGCTGCGGAAAATGGACTATCAGAGGAATCTGCTGGGCGCACAATAAGGTATAAGGCATTTTTTGACATACTAAAAAAGGAAAATGCTTATAAAATAGCTGTTGCCCACAATAAAAACGATGTTGCAGAGACAATTCTTTTAAATATATTAAGGGGTTCTGGTACTACGGGTCTCATCGGCATTAAACCTGTTAATGGGAATATAATAAGGCCATTGATTGAAACTGATAGAAGAGAGATTTTAAAGTATCTGGAGTCAAAAAATCTAAAACCTGTTATAGATAGTACAAACAATGAGGATATATACAGGAGAAATCGAATTAGACTGAAATTAATACCATTTATTGAAAAGAATTTTAATATAGACATAGTTGAAAATCTATATAGAACATCACAGATAATTACTGATGATGATAATTATCTAAATATTGAATGTGAAAAAATATTTAAGAAGATTTCAACATATAATAAAGAAGGCCTTTTACTAAATATAGATGGGATTAGAGAAGTACATGATGCATTAAAAAAAAGGCTTATAAGAATGGCATATAAAGCTATAAAGGGTGATATAAATGGCTTGACATACAAACATGTTGAAGATGTGCTTAAGCTCATGGATAAACAGACTTCATCAAAAATTGATATGCCCTTTGAAATTGAAGTAATAAAAAGCTATAATAATCTTATATTCAGAAAGAGGAAGCCAGAAAATAAGGGGGATATCGAGGTAAAACTCATAATTCCGGGCATAACAAACGCATCTAGATTTGGAACTTTTAAAACGAAAGTTATAGATATCAAAGATGTAGGTCAACTTGATACAGGAAAATATCATAAATTGTTTGATATGGATATGATTAATGACGATGTAATAATAAGAAAAAGAAAAACAGGTGATGTTATTTCGCCTTTAAACATGAAAGGTACTAAGACACTTAAAGAATATTTTATTGATGAAAAAGTGCCAAGAGAGATGCGTGATACGATACCGCTTCTTGCAATAGGAAATTGTATTGTGTGGATCGTAGGATATAGGATGTCTGATAAATACAAAGTCAATGAAAAAACTAAAAGAGTACTTTCAATCGAATACATTAAAAATAATTAA
- the hpt gene encoding hypoxanthine phosphoribosyltransferase codes for MENLEKDIDEVLITEKQLKEKTAEMGKEITKDYEGKNLMLIGVLKGAVTFMADLSRCIDLPLSIDYMAVSSYGSSTRSSGIVKIIKDLDISIEGKDVLIVEDIIDSGLTLAYLRKTLLGRKPNSLRICTILDKPERRETDVKVDYTGFKIPDKFVVGYGLDYDEKYRNLPFIGVLKPELYS; via the coding sequence ATGGAAAATTTAGAAAAGGACATTGATGAAGTTTTAATAACGGAAAAACAGCTAAAAGAGAAGACTGCAGAAATGGGTAAGGAAATTACAAAAGACTATGAAGGAAAAAATTTAATGCTTATAGGAGTATTAAAAGGTGCTGTTACTTTTATGGCAGACCTCTCCAGATGCATAGATTTACCTCTTTCAATTGATTATATGGCTGTTTCAAGCTATGGAAGTTCTACACGCTCATCAGGTATTGTAAAAATTATTAAAGACCTTGACATAAGCATCGAGGGAAAAGATGTACTTATTGTAGAAGACATAATTGATAGCGGATTAACATTAGCATATTTAAGAAAGACGCTGCTTGGCAGAAAGCCCAATAGCTTAAGGATTTGCACAATATTGGATAAGCCTGAAAGAAGAGAGACAGATGTAAAAGTAGATTATACAGGATTTAAAATACCGGATAAATTTGTCGTTGGTTATGGCCTTGACTATGATGAAAAATACAGGAATCTTCCTTTTATAGGTGTTTTAAAACCGGAATTATATAGTTGA